A portion of the Intestinibacillus sp. Marseille-P6563 genome contains these proteins:
- a CDS encoding NUDIX hydrolase, translating into MEFTEKTLTQEYKFKGKIMSARVDDVELPNGRTAYREVCEHVGGVGILPIDAQGNVVLVRQFRYPYGEVIYEIPAGKMDHGPEDAEACGVRELREETGFTAGRMVPLGEIYPSPGFLTEVVYLYAALDLVPGPSQPDEDEFVEHVTMPFAELEKRIMDNEIKDGKTVVAAYRARLKGLIG; encoded by the coding sequence ATGGAATTCACCGAAAAGACATTGACACAGGAATATAAATTTAAGGGCAAGATCATGAGTGCCCGGGTGGACGATGTGGAACTGCCCAACGGCCGCACAGCATACCGCGAGGTCTGCGAGCATGTCGGCGGCGTGGGCATCCTGCCGATCGATGCGCAGGGCAATGTGGTCTTAGTGCGTCAGTTCCGTTATCCCTATGGCGAGGTCATCTATGAGATCCCGGCGGGCAAGATGGACCACGGCCCGGAAGATGCGGAAGCCTGCGGCGTGCGGGAACTGCGCGAAGAAACCGGCTTTACAGCAGGACGGATGGTCCCGCTCGGGGAAATTTATCCGTCGCCCGGCTTTTTGACCGAGGTAGTATATCTGTATGCAGCGCTCGATTTGGTTCCGGGCCCGTCCCAGCCGGACGAAGATGAGTTCGTTGAGCATGTGACCATGCCGTTTGCTGAACTGGAAAAGCGGATCATGGACAATGAGATCAAGGACGGAAAGACCGTTGTGGCGGCATACCGTGCCCGCCTGAAAGGCTTGATTGGTTAA
- a CDS encoding 1-phosphofructokinase family hexose kinase, which yields MIITITLNPALDRTIRIDHPLSPRKLNRAIGSMVEPGGKGINVSRAIKALGGTSVALGFSAGSNGRMMKDALTSADIHHDFVDVPGETRINIQLIDTFGDHTEINEPGSKISDADYLRFLDRMDHYLQPENIFVITGSTPPQFSLDGYIKICKKIKKAGCRLIIDANGERLLEALKLEPDFVKPNIFELAEATGDETSTDPEVLVHSARKLLDMGARAVCVSMSQEGALFVSKDEKEALYVNSNPKIFDCGAVGTGDAMVGAIANSMQNALSFCELAKYTVATGRACARLAGTEMATLKRVFEVYETLQVYTV from the coding sequence ATGATTATTACCATTACCCTGAACCCTGCGCTTGACCGAACCATACGGATCGACCATCCCCTCTCGCCGCGAAAACTCAACCGTGCCATTGGCAGTATGGTCGAGCCGGGCGGCAAAGGCATCAACGTATCTCGCGCGATCAAGGCCCTGGGCGGCACCAGTGTTGCCCTTGGTTTTTCGGCTGGTTCCAATGGCCGTATGATGAAAGATGCGCTGACATCGGCGGATATTCATCATGATTTTGTTGATGTCCCGGGGGAAACCCGTATTAACATTCAGCTCATCGATACCTTTGGCGACCATACTGAAATCAATGAACCGGGTTCCAAAATCAGTGATGCCGATTATCTGCGGTTCCTCGACCGCATGGATCACTACTTGCAGCCGGAAAATATTTTTGTCATCACCGGTTCCACACCGCCGCAGTTCTCGCTGGATGGCTACATAAAAATCTGCAAAAAGATCAAGAAGGCTGGATGTCGCCTGATTATCGATGCAAACGGCGAGCGGCTTTTGGAAGCGCTCAAGTTGGAGCCGGACTTTGTAAAGCCCAATATCTTTGAACTCGCGGAAGCAACTGGCGACGAAACTTCGACTGATCCGGAAGTGCTGGTTCACAGCGCCCGCAAGCTGCTGGATATGGGCGCTCGTGCGGTCTGTGTATCCATGTCGCAGGAAGGTGCACTCTTTGTTTCCAAGGACGAAAAGGAAGCGCTGTACGTCAACAGCAATCCAAAAATCTTTGACTGCGGCGCGGTCGGTACTGGCGATGCGATGGTTGGCGCGATTGCAAACTCCATGCAAAATGCGCTGAGCTTCTGCGAACTGGCGAAGTATACGGTTGCAACTGGACGTGCCTGCGCCCGTCTGGCAGGTACCGAAATGGCAACGCTGAAGCGTGTATTCGAAGTATACGAAACCCTTCAGGTTTATACGGTATAA
- a CDS encoding UDP-N-acetylglucosamine 1-carboxyvinyltransferase, protein MTKYVINGGKRLNGEVTISGAKNAAVAIIPAALLVDGSCRIENVPKIIDVTLQMEILRELGVSVRLLNATTVELDGECVQDAKVPYELMRKIRASYYLIGALLGKYHHAEVAMPGGCNFGGIRPIDQHIKGFEALGATVSIREGGFIHADAPNGLTGAHIYFDVVSVGATINIMLAAVLAKGMTIIENAAKEPHIVDLANFLNAMGADVKGAGTDVIKIRGVERLHGGTYSIIPDQIEAGTFMAAVAACGGQALIKNVIPKHLECITCKLAEMGVEITEFDDAVLVSRMGKLLKTNIKTLPYPGFPTDMQPQMTTALCLAEGTSIITEGVWDNRYRYTEELARMGANIHVDGKIAVVEGVSELTAAPVRAYDLRAGAAMVIAGLAAKGTTQVEQVTNIERGYENLVEKFVGLGADMFRAEIPDSDSATMPVAK, encoded by the coding sequence TTGACCAAATATGTCATCAATGGCGGCAAACGCCTTAACGGAGAGGTAACCATCAGCGGCGCGAAAAATGCGGCAGTCGCAATTATCCCGGCAGCTTTGCTGGTAGACGGCTCGTGCCGGATCGAAAACGTGCCCAAGATCATCGACGTAACATTACAGATGGAGATCCTGCGGGAACTCGGTGTATCGGTGCGTCTACTCAACGCAACGACCGTAGAATTGGATGGGGAATGCGTTCAGGACGCAAAGGTCCCCTATGAACTTATGCGTAAAATCCGCGCGTCCTATTATCTCATCGGGGCGCTGCTGGGCAAATATCATCATGCCGAAGTTGCCATGCCGGGCGGCTGTAATTTTGGCGGCATTCGCCCGATTGATCAGCATATCAAGGGCTTTGAAGCGCTCGGCGCAACGGTATCCATCCGCGAAGGTGGCTTTATCCACGCCGATGCTCCGAACGGCCTGACTGGTGCACACATCTACTTTGATGTGGTTTCGGTTGGTGCGACTATCAACATCATGCTGGCTGCTGTTTTGGCAAAGGGCATGACGATCATCGAAAATGCGGCAAAAGAGCCGCATATCGTCGATTTGGCGAACTTCCTCAATGCCATGGGTGCCGATGTCAAGGGCGCGGGCACCGATGTGATTAAAATTCGCGGGGTAGAGCGCCTGCATGGCGGCACATACTCTATTATTCCAGACCAGATCGAAGCCGGCACCTTTATGGCGGCGGTTGCGGCGTGCGGCGGACAGGCGCTGATTAAAAACGTCATTCCGAAGCATCTGGAATGTATTACCTGCAAGCTGGCAGAAATGGGCGTGGAGATCACCGAATTTGACGACGCCGTTCTGGTTAGCCGGATGGGCAAGCTGCTCAAAACCAACATCAAGACCCTGCCGTATCCGGGTTTCCCGACCGATATGCAGCCTCAGATGACCACGGCTCTTTGCCTGGCCGAGGGTACGAGCATCATCACAGAAGGCGTGTGGGATAACCGCTACCGCTACACCGAAGAGCTGGCTCGCATGGGGGCAAACATCCATGTAGACGGCAAAATTGCGGTGGTAGAAGGCGTTTCCGAGCTGACTGCGGCACCGGTGCGCGCTTATGACCTGCGTGCGGGCGCGGCCATGGTCATTGCCGGTCTGGCGGCCAAGGGTACCACACAGGTGGAACAGGTCACCAACATTGAGCGTGGCTATGAGAATTTGGTCGAAAAGTTTGTCGGTCTGGGGGCTGACATGTTCCGTGCAGAGATTCCGGACAGCGATTCGGCAACGATGCCGGTAGCGAAGTAA
- a CDS encoding MBL fold metallo-hydrolase, protein MEQTYYFSIASGSSGNCGLLVDGNTRILIDLGVSVRRLTAALRRVGLTIDMLDAVLLTHEHIDHVKGLTTFVKRHDVPVYASKGTTQALLAKNPDARKLLRPYWAGDTFTVGTMDVQSFPTPHDAAESVGYRFHMHDFSFGFATDLGFMPGEIKSKLRGCDAVVLESNHDVDMLRNGPYPWSLKQRVAGNQGHLSNPDCALCAVELAQSGTSTIVLAHLSEHNNTPMRALRETRLALDAAGQACELFVAPKDEMEHPLHLRAEGERCLVSG, encoded by the coding sequence TTGGAGCAAACCTACTATTTCAGCATTGCAAGCGGTTCCAGTGGGAATTGTGGTTTATTGGTAGACGGAAATACCCGCATTTTGATTGATTTGGGCGTTTCGGTCCGGCGATTGACAGCAGCATTGCGGCGGGTCGGCCTGACGATCGACATGCTGGATGCGGTTTTGCTGACCCACGAGCATATTGACCATGTCAAGGGTCTCACAACCTTTGTCAAGCGGCATGATGTGCCGGTTTATGCCAGCAAGGGGACAACCCAAGCGTTGCTGGCCAAGAATCCAGATGCCCGGAAGCTGCTGCGCCCGTACTGGGCAGGGGACACCTTCACCGTAGGAACAATGGATGTGCAGTCCTTTCCCACCCCGCACGACGCCGCAGAAAGCGTAGGGTATCGCTTCCACATGCACGACTTCTCCTTCGGGTTTGCGACCGACTTGGGCTTCATGCCCGGAGAGATCAAAAGCAAACTACGCGGCTGCGATGCCGTTGTGCTGGAGTCCAACCACGATGTGGACATGCTGCGCAATGGCCCATATCCGTGGTCGCTCAAACAGCGCGTGGCAGGGAACCAGGGGCATTTGTCCAATCCGGATTGCGCACTGTGCGCCGTAGAGCTAGCACAAAGCGGGACAAGTACGATCGTGTTGGCCCATTTGAGCGAGCATAACAACACACCGATGCGGGCACTGCGAGAGACCCGGTTAGCACTGGATGCAGCTGGACAAGCCTGCGAATTGTTTGTGGCGCCCAAAGACGAGATGGAACATCCGCTTCATTTGCGTGCGGAGGGTGAACGATGCTTGGTATCCGGTTGA
- a CDS encoding ATP-binding protein: MFRSLHMKLVLILILLIVSVMAVMGTFLINSVGNYYLKDFHDQVTGLFTSEMLVSLNEAAQNDDDGQQLAAIIAARTGSLGIDSHRHYYILDAEGNYLSGSRVQASADLSTTPNLLAAMAGEVGIDNSVMDSYLDAAYPIDGGDRDYIVYIKDDKQEMQELSWRFFSIVIEAMLFGLLVAVLLSFLLSKTITTPIENIKEQARLVASGDFSHRLPIQSGDEIGNLTETFNYMAEMLQNTLGEVQEERDKLNTVFLHMADGVAAFTSDGHIIHMNPATERLMGVTFNENMTFNEVFTGLALPVATVSSERKFISTEIERLGRTLNVLVAPYGAGESERGVIVMIHDITEQRKLDDARREFVANVSHELRTPLTNIKSYTETLMDAAGELPMETEKRFLGVISGEADRMTRIVKDLLTLSKLDYGRMELTFRRFSIPKMLENVYTAMKLDAQNNGHVLTLDMQEDLPEMVGDKERLEQVVVNIISNSIKYTSAGGHIQVKAAMRDPHSLMLRIADDGIGIPKEDIPRLFERFYRVDKARSREKGGTGLGLAIAKEMVEAHHGTIHLESELNVGTTVTIILPVDLQVGDA, translated from the coding sequence ATGTTTCGCAGCCTCCATATGAAGCTCGTCCTGATCCTGATCCTTTTGATCGTGTCGGTCATGGCGGTGATGGGGACCTTCCTCATCAACAGCGTGGGCAATTATTATCTAAAAGACTTTCACGACCAGGTGACCGGACTGTTTACTTCGGAAATGCTGGTATCCCTCAATGAGGCCGCCCAAAACGATGACGATGGGCAGCAGCTTGCCGCCATCATCGCAGCGCGGACCGGCTCGCTGGGAATCGATAGCCACCGTCACTATTACATCCTGGACGCAGAGGGCAATTACCTGAGCGGTTCGCGGGTGCAAGCCAGCGCCGACCTGAGCACCACTCCCAACCTTCTGGCGGCGATGGCGGGCGAAGTGGGCATTGACAATTCGGTCATGGACAGCTATCTGGATGCTGCGTATCCGATTGACGGCGGTGACCGGGATTACATCGTTTACATCAAGGACGACAAGCAGGAGATGCAGGAACTGTCCTGGCGGTTCTTCAGCATCGTGATTGAAGCCATGCTCTTTGGGCTTCTGGTGGCCGTCCTGCTCAGCTTCCTGCTGAGCAAGACAATCACCACCCCGATCGAAAACATCAAAGAGCAAGCGCGTCTGGTCGCCAGCGGCGACTTCAGCCATCGCTTGCCCATCCAGTCGGGCGACGAAATCGGTAACCTCACCGAAACCTTTAACTACATGGCTGAAATGCTGCAAAATACGCTGGGCGAAGTGCAGGAGGAACGCGATAAGCTCAACACCGTGTTCCTGCACATGGCCGACGGCGTGGCCGCGTTCACTTCGGATGGCCACATCATCCATATGAACCCGGCGACCGAACGCCTGATGGGTGTGACCTTTAACGAAAATATGACCTTCAACGAGGTCTTTACCGGTCTGGCCCTTCCGGTGGCGACCGTGAGCAGCGAACGCAAGTTTATCAGCACCGAGATTGAACGCCTGGGCCGTACGCTGAATGTTCTGGTGGCTCCCTATGGCGCGGGCGAAAGCGAGCGCGGCGTTATCGTGATGATTCACGATATCACCGAGCAGCGCAAGCTGGATGATGCCCGTCGTGAATTTGTGGCCAACGTATCCCACGAATTGCGTACCCCGCTGACCAACATCAAGAGCTATACCGAAACCTTGATGGATGCTGCCGGTGAACTGCCGATGGAAACCGAAAAGCGTTTCCTGGGCGTCATTTCGGGCGAGGCCGACCGCATGACCCGCATCGTCAAGGATCTGCTGACCCTGTCCAAGCTCGATTATGGCCGCATGGAGCTGACTTTCCGGCGGTTCTCAATTCCGAAAATGCTGGAAAATGTCTATACGGCCATGAAGCTGGACGCCCAGAACAACGGCCATGTACTGACCCTCGACATGCAGGAGGATCTGCCCGAAATGGTCGGGGACAAGGAACGGCTGGAGCAAGTGGTGGTCAACATCATTTCCAATTCGATCAAATACACCTCTGCGGGCGGCCATATCCAGGTGAAAGCCGCTATGCGCGATCCGCACAGCCTGATGCTGCGCATTGCCGACGATGGGATCGGCATTCCAAAGGAAGATATCCCGCGCCTGTTTGAGCGATTTTACCGCGTGGATAAGGCCCGTTCGCGGGAAAAGGGCGGCACCGGTCTGGGACTGGCGATTGCCAAGGAGATGGTCGAGGCCCATCACGGAACCATCCATCTGGAAAGTGAATTAAACGTCGGCACAACGGTAACGATTATCCTGCCGGTCGATCTGCAAGTTGGGGATGCCTGA
- a CDS encoding KH domain-containing protein, with amino-acid sequence MKELLTYIVANLVSDPDAISIEEKVNGDEITYELRVAADDMGRIIGRHGRIAKEIRTLMKAAGNRENKKVSVDICD; translated from the coding sequence ATGAAGGAACTTCTGACCTACATTGTAGCGAACCTGGTATCCGACCCGGACGCGATTTCCATTGAGGAAAAAGTAAACGGCGACGAGATCACTTATGAATTGCGTGTTGCAGCCGACGACATGGGCCGGATCATCGGCCGTCATGGCCGCATCGCCAAGGAGATCCGCACGCTGATGAAAGCGGCTGGCAATCGGGAAAACAAAAAGGTTTCTGTCGATATCTGTGACTAA
- the rpsP gene encoding 30S ribosomal protein S16 — protein sequence MVKIRLRRMGAKKAPFYRIVVADSRYPRDGRFIEEIGTYNPMTAEAEVKIDAERAQKWIKNGAQPTDTVRGILKKAGVL from the coding sequence ATGGTAAAGATCAGACTGCGCAGAATGGGCGCTAAGAAGGCTCCGTTCTACCGTATTGTTGTTGCCGACTCTCGTTATCCGCGTGACGGTCGTTTCATCGAGGAAATCGGCACGTACAACCCGATGACCGCAGAGGCAGAGGTGAAGATCGACGCTGAGCGTGCTCAGAAGTGGATCAAGAATGGCGCACAGCCGACCGACACCGTTCGCGGCATCCTGAAGAAGGCCGGTGTGCTGTAA
- a CDS encoding glycoside hydrolase family 13 protein — MSKISSIYCSRQEECKRPYGAVPSGETVKFCIHPLRSAGVLRAQLLLCADGAQPESIDMHWGGYCGARDCYTVSVTAGAPGLFWYYFKIQTTEGEHFICRSMGGEGTVREELGDQFQMTVFDGNYQVASWFGRGITYNIFPDRFNRTQVPPADGYRSVRHVHENWSDTPVYLPDARGEILNNDFFGGSLQGVLAKLDYLESLHVKTLYFNPMFEAFSNHRYDTGDYKTIDPMMGAEEDFKQLCAEAEKRGMRVILDGVFSHNGYDSKYFNARGHYDSVGAYQSKESPYYDWYDFSHWPDQYSSWWGIYTLPQVNEMNPKYLDYIIEGEDSVIRHWLKAGASGWRLDVADELPDAFIAKLNQAARETKADALVVGEVWEDASNKISYDVRRRYFQGGELDSVMNYPLRDGIMAFLTGSSAEDFTEKMECLRENYPRAVFYNLMNIIGTHDTPRAITALGAGPGDWNASREFRAEHRLTGEALVHAKRLLQIAAVIQFTMPGSPTIYYGDEAGQQGYEDPFNRRTYPWGQEDTELLAFYRALCGARDGSAALVDGDLEFLETDGAVLLYQRTTPDERVLVAVNRGNESVHYAIGGADRLRELLTGEEYEREDEELILALPAMSAQLFQMD; from the coding sequence ATGAGCAAAATTTCGAGTATTTACTGTTCGCGACAGGAGGAATGCAAGCGCCCCTATGGCGCGGTTCCAAGTGGAGAAACGGTAAAATTCTGCATCCATCCGCTGCGTTCTGCCGGAGTCCTGCGCGCCCAGCTGCTGCTTTGCGCGGATGGCGCGCAGCCGGAAAGTATCGATATGCACTGGGGTGGGTACTGCGGTGCGCGCGACTGCTACACCGTGTCGGTGACAGCGGGCGCGCCTGGCCTGTTCTGGTATTATTTTAAAATTCAGACCACAGAGGGTGAGCATTTTATCTGCCGCAGCATGGGCGGCGAAGGCACGGTGCGGGAAGAACTGGGCGACCAGTTCCAGATGACTGTCTTTGATGGTAATTATCAGGTGGCATCCTGGTTTGGCCGGGGCATCACCTATAACATTTTCCCAGACCGGTTCAACCGGACCCAGGTGCCGCCGGCCGATGGCTATCGTTCGGTGCGGCATGTGCATGAAAATTGGTCGGATACACCGGTCTATCTGCCGGATGCCCGCGGGGAAATTCTCAACAACGATTTCTTTGGCGGCAGCTTGCAGGGCGTTTTAGCCAAGCTGGATTATCTGGAAAGCCTGCATGTAAAGACCCTGTACTTTAACCCCATGTTTGAAGCGTTTTCCAATCACCGGTACGATACTGGCGATTATAAGACCATCGACCCCATGATGGGCGCCGAGGAGGACTTCAAACAGCTCTGTGCAGAAGCCGAAAAGCGCGGTATGCGCGTGATTTTGGACGGCGTTTTCAGCCACAACGGCTATGACAGCAAATATTTTAACGCGCGCGGACATTACGACAGTGTGGGCGCCTACCAGTCCAAGGAATCTCCCTATTACGACTGGTATGACTTTTCCCATTGGCCGGACCAGTATTCGTCCTGGTGGGGCATCTATACGCTGCCCCAGGTCAATGAGATGAACCCCAAATATCTGGATTATATCATCGAAGGGGAAGATAGCGTCATCCGGCACTGGCTCAAAGCCGGTGCATCCGGCTGGCGGCTGGATGTGGCCGACGAATTGCCGGACGCCTTTATTGCCAAGCTTAACCAAGCAGCGCGAGAGACCAAAGCCGATGCGCTGGTGGTTGGCGAAGTGTGGGAAGATGCGTCCAATAAGATTAGTTATGACGTGCGCCGCCGGTATTTTCAGGGCGGCGAACTGGACAGCGTGATGAACTATCCGCTGCGGGACGGCATCATGGCCTTTTTGACCGGCTCGTCGGCCGAAGATTTTACCGAAAAAATGGAATGCCTGCGCGAGAATTATCCGCGTGCGGTCTTCTATAACCTCATGAATATTATCGGCACGCACGATACGCCGCGTGCCATTACGGCGCTTGGCGCGGGCCCTGGTGACTGGAATGCCAGCCGGGAATTCCGGGCCGAGCATCGGCTCACAGGGGAGGCGCTGGTGCATGCCAAGCGGCTGCTCCAGATCGCGGCGGTCATCCAGTTCACCATGCCGGGCTCGCCAACCATTTACTATGGCGACGAAGCCGGGCAGCAAGGGTATGAGGACCCGTTTAACCGGCGCACCTATCCCTGGGGGCAGGAAGATACCGAACTGCTGGCCTTTTATCGCGCCCTGTGCGGCGCGCGCGATGGCAGCGCGGCTTTGGTCGATGGCGATTTGGAATTTCTCGAAACCGACGGCGCTGTGCTGCTCTATCAGCGTACGACGCCGGACGAGCGGGTTTTGGTGGCCGTCAACCGCGGCAATGAATCGGTACACTATGCCATCGGCGGCGCCGACCGTCTGCGGGAACTTTTGACAGGCGAAGAATATGAGCGGGAAGACGAGGAACTCATCCTTGCATTGCCGGCAATGAGCGCACAACTCTTCCAGATGGACTGA
- a CDS encoding response regulator codes for MEKTILVVEDEKAIADILIFNLQREGYQTLEANDGQEGLRLALEGEPDLILLDVMLPGIDGFEVCRQVRQASQVPILMLTAREEEADKVLGLELGADDYITKPFSMRELMARVKANIRRVSVQQAAEEPPKESGGKLVIAADRGAVYKDGKALDLSVREFDILTFLASAPGKVFSREQLMENVWGYDYYGDLRAVDVAIRRLREKLEDEPAQPKYIITKRGFGYYFSDLEAVESA; via the coding sequence ATGGAAAAGACCATTCTTGTGGTAGAAGATGAAAAGGCGATTGCCGATATTTTGATTTTTAACTTGCAGCGCGAAGGGTATCAGACCCTGGAAGCAAATGATGGCCAGGAAGGGCTGCGGCTGGCGCTCGAAGGCGAACCGGACCTGATTTTGCTGGATGTCATGCTGCCGGGTATCGATGGGTTTGAAGTTTGCCGTCAGGTGCGGCAGGCGTCGCAGGTGCCGATTTTGATGCTGACCGCGCGGGAAGAGGAGGCCGATAAAGTCCTGGGCCTGGAACTGGGCGCAGACGATTATATCACCAAGCCGTTTTCCATGCGGGAACTGATGGCGCGGGTCAAAGCCAACATCCGTCGAGTGTCGGTGCAGCAGGCCGCCGAAGAGCCGCCCAAGGAGTCGGGCGGCAAACTGGTCATCGCAGCCGACCGCGGTGCTGTCTACAAAGACGGCAAGGCGCTCGACCTGTCAGTACGGGAATTTGATATTTTGACGTTTCTCGCGTCCGCACCCGGCAAGGTATTCTCCCGGGAGCAGCTGATGGAAAACGTCTGGGGCTATGATTATTATGGCGATTTGCGGGCCGTGGATGTTGCCATCCGCCGGCTGCGGGAAAAGCTGGAGGACGAACCGGCACAACCCAAATACATCATCACCAAACGCGGATTCGGCTATTATTTTTCCGACCTGGAAGCGGTCGAAAGCGCATAA
- the rimM gene encoding ribosome maturation factor RimM (Essential for efficient processing of 16S rRNA) — protein sequence MQKQFLEAGKIVNTHGVTGEIKVQPWCDSPEVLTDFDTLYLSPTEPVQVKKAYVHKNCVVMRLTGVDTCEAAEALKNRILYLNRDDVELPEDLVFIQDILGLTVFDTRTGETIGTLRDVNQGAGHDLYIIRRDGKPDALIPACKPFLKNIDLEKGIITVETIEGLIE from the coding sequence ATGCAAAAACAATTCTTGGAGGCCGGTAAGATTGTCAACACCCATGGTGTGACCGGCGAGATCAAAGTGCAGCCCTGGTGCGACAGCCCTGAGGTGCTGACCGATTTTGACACGCTTTACCTCTCCCCCACCGAACCCGTGCAGGTCAAAAAAGCCTATGTGCACAAAAACTGCGTGGTCATGCGACTGACCGGTGTCGACACCTGCGAAGCCGCCGAAGCGCTCAAAAACCGTATCCTCTATCTCAACCGGGACGATGTCGAACTGCCCGAAGACTTGGTCTTTATTCAGGACATTCTGGGACTAACGGTTTTTGATACCCGTACCGGAGAAACCATCGGTACCCTACGGGATGTGAACCAAGGTGCGGGCCATGACCTGTATATCATCCGCCGCGACGGCAAACCCGATGCCCTCATCCCGGCCTGCAAGCCGTTCCTGAAAAACATCGATCTGGAAAAAGGCATCATCACCGTGGAAACCATTGAGGGGCTGATCGAATGA
- the rlmH gene encoding 23S rRNA (pseudouridine(1915)-N(3))-methyltransferase RlmH → MLGIRLICVGKLGERFWKDAVQEYEKRLAGYCKLEIIELTEQRLPDRPSAGQIAAALQKEAEAIRAKIPQGAAVIAMCIEGKTMSSEALADTLADMALSGTSRIAVLIGGSYGLDAALKKEARLRLSMSPMTFPHHLARIMVLEQIYRALNIQAGGKYHK, encoded by the coding sequence ATGCTTGGTATCCGGTTGATTTGTGTAGGCAAACTGGGAGAGCGTTTTTGGAAAGATGCTGTCCAGGAATATGAGAAACGTTTGGCCGGTTATTGTAAACTGGAAATTATCGAGCTGACCGAACAGCGTTTGCCCGATCGTCCCTCGGCTGGACAAATTGCCGCTGCTTTGCAAAAAGAGGCGGAGGCAATTCGAGCGAAGATTCCGCAGGGGGCTGCTGTGATTGCCATGTGCATCGAAGGGAAGACCATGTCCAGCGAGGCGTTGGCAGACACGTTGGCCGATATGGCCCTTTCGGGTACCAGCCGGATCGCAGTCCTGATTGGTGGGTCCTATGGTTTGGATGCCGCGCTCAAGAAGGAAGCACGGCTGCGGCTTTCCATGTCGCCCATGACGTTCCCGCATCATTTGGCCCGTATTATGGTTTTGGAGCAGATTTATCGCGCTCTGAATATCCAAGCGGGCGGGAAGTATCACAAATAA
- the trmD gene encoding tRNA (guanosine(37)-N1)-methyltransferase TrmD, translated as MKIDIMTLFPGIIEGVMQESIIGRAQAKGLVEIRATNIRDYALDKHHKADDSPYGGGRGMVMLPEPLYLCHQALTGGEHVHTVMLSAQGAPFTQAKARELLAREHFILVCGHYEGIDQRFIDTCVDEEISIGDFVLTGGEIPAMAVADAVCRMVPGVLPDETAFQEESHWNGLLEYPQYTHPAEWRGQAVPEVLLSGHHANIARWRRKMSLKRTKRDRPDLFAAFEPQDKQDRKILAELETED; from the coding sequence ATGAAGATCGATATCATGACCTTATTTCCGGGTATCATCGAGGGTGTAATGCAGGAAAGCATCATCGGCCGAGCCCAGGCCAAGGGTCTGGTCGAGATTCGGGCGACCAACATCCGGGACTACGCGCTGGACAAGCATCACAAGGCGGATGATTCCCCCTATGGCGGCGGCCGTGGCATGGTGATGCTGCCCGAACCGCTGTATCTATGTCATCAGGCCTTGACCGGTGGCGAACATGTCCATACGGTGATGCTCTCGGCGCAGGGAGCACCGTTCACTCAGGCCAAGGCCCGGGAACTTCTGGCCCGGGAACATTTCATCCTGGTCTGCGGACACTATGAAGGCATCGACCAGCGGTTTATCGATACTTGTGTCGATGAGGAGATTTCCATCGGGGATTTTGTCCTCACCGGCGGTGAGATCCCGGCCATGGCGGTTGCCGATGCGGTGTGCCGGATGGTACCGGGTGTCCTGCCCGACGAAACCGCTTTTCAGGAAGAAAGCCACTGGAATGGCCTGTTGGAATATCCGCAGTATACCCACCCCGCCGAATGGCGCGGCCAGGCGGTGCCCGAGGTGCTGCTGTCCGGCCATCATGCCAACATTGCCCGCTGGCGGCGTAAGATGTCGCTCAAACGCACCAAACGCGATCGGCCCGACCTGTTTGCAGCCTTTGAGCCGCAGGACAAGCAGGACCGCAAAATTCTTGCCGAATTGGAAACCGAAGATTGA